The following proteins are co-located in the Flammeovirga kamogawensis genome:
- a CDS encoding cell division protein FtsQ/DivIB, whose product MEKNKFYKQFQSQKGITGVVVLLVIIAFTILYTIANKNKFNNTGEVVINVTNYDAPRFVEDTEIKDAISKMNLDRKEIDAISIKDIEQSLNDIQFVRKAEVSKDLKDNLVIDIEQDRPIARVVSASGKSTYINKEGKLIGLSKKYAARVVLITGRGADRLLDEKYWKETVYGRNLLYFVNKLANDRFWNAQITQLDLQPDMTITAFPQIGKERIEFGYPIDFNQKLGKLKVYYNTIVSSKGWNVYNKIKLQYEGQIVCN is encoded by the coding sequence ATGGAGAAAAATAAATTTTACAAACAATTTCAATCCCAAAAAGGCATAACAGGAGTTGTAGTTTTATTAGTAATAATAGCTTTTACAATTCTTTATACCATTGCCAATAAGAATAAATTTAATAACACCGGAGAAGTTGTTATTAACGTAACGAATTATGATGCACCTAGATTTGTAGAAGATACAGAAATTAAGGATGCAATTTCTAAAATGAATTTGGATAGAAAAGAGATTGATGCAATTTCTATTAAGGATATTGAACAGTCGTTAAATGATATTCAGTTTGTAAGAAAAGCGGAGGTTTCTAAAGATCTTAAAGATAATTTAGTAATCGATATTGAACAAGATAGACCTATAGCTAGAGTGGTTTCAGCTTCTGGGAAATCAACATACATTAATAAAGAAGGAAAACTGATAGGATTATCTAAAAAGTATGCAGCGAGAGTTGTTTTGATAACTGGTAGAGGTGCAGATAGATTATTAGATGAAAAATATTGGAAAGAGACCGTGTATGGTCGAAATTTATTGTATTTTGTAAATAAGTTGGCAAACGATAGATTTTGGAATGCACAGATTACTCAATTGGATTTACAACCTGATATGACAATTACAGCATTTCCTCAGATAGGGAAAGAAAGAATTGAATTTGGGTACCCAATTGATTTTAATCAGAAATTGGGTAAGTTAAAAGTTTATTACAATACAATCGTTTCCTCAAAAGGATGGAATGTATACAATAAAATTAAATTACAGTATGAAGGTCAAATAGTTTGTAATTAA
- the murC gene encoding UDP-N-acetylmuramate--L-alanine ligase — MLPAYIYFLGIGGIGMSALARWFNANGTKVVGYDKTPTDLTAQLQEEGIEIIFDDAVEALPKELLTLPKNDVLVVFTPAIPKIHRGMNFLREEGFTIKKRAEVLGIITSTSFTIGIAGTHGKTTTSSMLSHLLEANNRNCSAFLGGISTNYGTNMLLGDSKKDDHIVVVEADEFDRSFLQLSPNIIGVTSCEADHLDIYGDEEAVFSSFQEFINKLPENGKLYLENSISKLRGQNPSNSKKYGINKGDIYAENLRVENAKFYFDANFGDGRTILNIGLQMPGFHNVENALLAMSIALEVGLSEIEIKQAIESYKGVKRRFEKWVETKDKVYVDDYAHHPTEITTFIKSLKALYPKDKITVIFQPHLYSRTADFADEFGESLSLADEVWLLPLYPAREEFVEGVNSEMLLGKITHDNKRIVLDDDLINQVKRLDNRVVATVGAGNIDRFIKEIASIYS, encoded by the coding sequence ATGTTACCTGCTTATATATATTTTTTAGGAATTGGAGGGATTGGAATGAGCGCTTTAGCTCGTTGGTTTAATGCAAATGGGACAAAAGTAGTTGGATACGATAAAACACCAACTGATTTAACTGCTCAGTTACAAGAAGAAGGTATAGAAATAATTTTTGATGATGCTGTTGAGGCTTTACCAAAAGAACTACTAACATTACCAAAAAATGATGTTCTAGTAGTTTTTACTCCAGCTATACCTAAAATACATAGAGGAATGAACTTTTTGAGAGAAGAGGGATTTACTATTAAAAAACGTGCAGAAGTGTTAGGTATAATAACTTCTACAAGTTTTACAATTGGTATTGCAGGTACGCATGGTAAAACAACAACTTCATCTATGTTATCACATCTTTTAGAAGCAAACAATAGAAATTGTTCAGCTTTTCTTGGTGGTATTTCTACTAATTATGGTACAAATATGCTATTGGGAGATAGTAAAAAGGATGATCATATTGTAGTTGTAGAAGCAGATGAATTTGACCGTTCTTTTCTCCAATTATCTCCGAATATTATTGGAGTGACAAGTTGTGAGGCAGATCATTTAGATATTTATGGAGATGAAGAAGCTGTATTTTCATCATTCCAGGAGTTTATTAATAAACTTCCGGAAAATGGTAAACTCTATTTAGAAAATAGTATTTCTAAGCTGAGAGGACAAAATCCTTCAAATTCAAAAAAATATGGTATAAATAAAGGAGATATTTATGCAGAAAATTTAAGAGTTGAAAATGCTAAGTTTTATTTTGATGCAAACTTTGGAGATGGTAGAACTATTTTAAATATAGGACTACAAATGCCCGGTTTTCATAATGTTGAAAATGCATTATTAGCAATGTCTATTGCGTTAGAAGTTGGGCTATCTGAAATAGAAATAAAACAAGCAATTGAATCATATAAAGGAGTAAAGAGACGTTTTGAAAAATGGGTAGAAACGAAAGATAAAGTTTATGTAGATGATTATGCACATCATCCTACAGAAATTACTACCTTTATAAAGTCTTTAAAGGCATTATATCCTAAAGATAAAATTACTGTAATTTTTCAACCTCATTTATATTCTCGTACAGCTGATTTTGCAGATGAATTTGGCGAAAGCTTATCATTGGCAGATGAAGTATGGCTTTTACCTTTATACCCTGCTAGAGAAGAATTTGTTGAAGGTGTAAACTCTGAAATGCTTTTAGGCAAGATTACACATGATAATAAACGAATTGTCTTGGATGATGATTTGATAAATCAAGTAAAACGACTAGACAACCGAGTTGTAGCAACTGTTGGAGCTGGTAATATTGATCGTTTTATAAAAGAAATAGCTTCAATTTACTCTTAA
- the murG gene encoding undecaprenyldiphospho-muramoylpentapeptide beta-N-acetylglucosaminyltransferase, with protein MNLKVIISGGGTGGHIYPAIAIANAIKEINNEIEILFVGAEGRMEMEKVPEAGYKIIGLPISGIQRRLTLENLSFPIKLIKSLLKAGSIVSDFKPNAVVGVGGYASGPIMWRAQSRRVPTIIQEQNGYAGLTNKILGGRASKICVAYPDMEYYFPKDLIEFTGNPVRQDITDLADKKEEGLKQWGFSNDRKVAFIFGGSLGALTLNESMANGVQKLLDQNIQVIWQTGKYYFEKYNQLFGNREKEGLHVVPFVKDMASVYAISDIVVARAGALSISELCLAGLPTILVPSPNVAEDHQTKNANALVNVDAAVLVKDIEAREILINEILSLANDDAKRNELSTQILKLAKPNAAKDIAQNIISAAEAHYKRMN; from the coding sequence ATGAATTTAAAAGTAATCATTAGTGGCGGCGGAACGGGTGGTCATATATATCCTGCAATTGCAATAGCGAATGCAATTAAAGAAATCAATAATGAAATAGAAATATTATTTGTTGGTGCAGAAGGGAGAATGGAAATGGAAAAAGTTCCAGAAGCTGGTTACAAAATAATAGGGTTGCCAATTAGTGGTATTCAACGTAGACTGACACTAGAAAATTTATCGTTTCCAATTAAACTTATTAAGAGTTTATTAAAAGCAGGATCGATTGTCAGTGATTTTAAACCAAATGCTGTTGTAGGTGTTGGAGGTTACGCAAGTGGTCCAATTATGTGGAGAGCACAGTCGCGTAGAGTTCCAACCATTATTCAAGAACAGAATGGATACGCTGGTTTAACAAATAAAATATTGGGTGGGCGAGCAAGTAAAATATGTGTTGCTTATCCAGATATGGAATATTATTTCCCTAAAGATTTAATTGAATTTACAGGAAATCCTGTAAGACAAGATATTACAGATCTAGCAGACAAAAAAGAAGAAGGTCTTAAGCAATGGGGATTTTCTAATGATAGAAAGGTGGCTTTTATATTTGGAGGTAGTTTAGGTGCTCTTACTTTAAACGAAAGTATGGCAAATGGAGTACAAAAACTACTAGATCAAAATATTCAAGTAATTTGGCAAACTGGAAAATACTATTTTGAAAAGTATAATCAGTTATTTGGAAATAGAGAGAAAGAAGGTCTACATGTTGTTCCTTTTGTAAAGGACATGGCGAGTGTGTATGCAATCTCAGATATTGTAGTAGCAAGAGCAGGAGCTTTATCTATTTCAGAATTGTGTTTAGCAGGTTTACCAACTATTTTGGTGCCTTCTCCAAACGTTGCTGAAGATCATCAAACTAAAAATGCAAATGCATTAGTAAATGTAGATGCAGCAGTTCTTGTAAAAGATATTGAAGCAAGAGAAATATTGATTAATGAGATACTATCTTTAGCTAATGATGATGCTAAAAGAAACGAATTGAGTACTCAGATTCTGAAATTAGCAAAGCCAAATGCAGCAAAAGATATCGCTCAAAATATTATTTCTGCTGCAGAAGCACATTACAAACGAATGAACTAA
- a CDS encoding T9SS type B sorting domain-containing protein, translating to MKRQTYKQISYLLALLFISILSPLQSLATHIRAGDLTLRRTNDVSLEYEATVILYRDVTGVQAGEGLVDFGDGTESVSVSPRSLGFTEDGETEIIQYTTRHTFPSSGKFKVSYFERNRNPGVRNMEISSETPFFIQSEFMINPVLGLNSSPFLLIPPVIKGAVGQRFIHNAGAYDVDGDSLSYRLTVCLQGKDTPVQNYRFPDDPNEEWSKFTEQCAQPALFYIDEITGDLIWDTPFLPGEYNVAFFVEEWRDGIKIGAVNRDMQVIITDPLNLRPIIEPQNDTCVVVGSDLFKTILAYDQDQAPCYNPDSTIDWGPHPIELEIAQKSDEVKIVPYSDMNFNVTITGSNQQNATGQFSWSPKCTDVRQQPYKITFEAKDKPQAGNTQLGTLENWNVTVIGAAPENLQATPSTSAELAKNDTKVSLSWDAYNCSGADEIYIYRKIGSLDFNPVCETGLPSWTGYQYVGKVDATETTFTDRTVSQGANYCYRIYATFSPPGGGESIASLEACAFIPDSQYIVNVDVDQTGTDDGRINLKWTVPLDVANINTVTYNIYRAEGDELLEDGDYVKLNGSPQSNQDTSYVDNLLNTEETQYQYRIELLENNLPTDTTYIATNIRLKADAGLDFVDLTWNGNVPWNLTPDSVIIGPDTIGVYHYIYRKIEGDEPSYSLYDSVFVNQNGLRYTDRGNSIPLDDKKLYSYYVSTYGSFEVPFLPEPLVNRTQEITVELLDTIPPCPPVLTLKNYESGVLMDSCVSGPSTDGSLSCEKDRFTVKLSWLNDLSGSCDDDIVRYNVYFSPRKISRKSDFGTPYDTFEHPAGKPLTSTILYDMIDREYVAGVYAVTAVDDSGNESELSNIIEQDNCVFYEMPNAFSPNNDGFNDTLIPMRCPRFTKSIRFSVINRWGQVIYVYDSEDNNGDIEINWDGKDRNGNEVEPGNYYYQGELVNYRLNESDEKVNIKGSFVILRGKDSSTSQ from the coding sequence ATGAAAAGACAAACATATAAGCAAATTAGCTACTTGTTAGCACTATTGTTCATAAGTATACTTAGCCCTTTGCAATCTTTGGCAACTCACATTCGTGCAGGTGATTTAACTTTAAGAAGAACAAATGATGTTTCATTAGAATATGAAGCAACAGTAATTCTATATAGAGATGTAACTGGTGTTCAAGCTGGTGAAGGCCTAGTAGATTTTGGTGATGGAACAGAATCTGTGAGTGTATCTCCTAGATCTTTAGGTTTTACTGAAGATGGAGAGACAGAAATTATTCAATACACTACAAGACACACTTTCCCTTCTTCAGGGAAGTTTAAAGTGAGTTATTTTGAGAGGAATAGAAATCCTGGTGTAAGGAATATGGAAATTTCATCTGAAACTCCATTTTTTATTCAATCTGAATTTATGATTAACCCAGTATTAGGGTTGAATAGCTCTCCATTTTTATTGATACCGCCAGTAATTAAAGGTGCTGTTGGGCAGAGATTTATCCATAATGCTGGTGCTTATGATGTTGATGGAGATAGTTTGTCTTATAGATTAACAGTTTGTTTACAAGGTAAAGATACGCCAGTTCAAAACTATAGATTCCCAGATGATCCAAATGAAGAGTGGTCTAAATTTACTGAACAATGTGCACAACCTGCTTTGTTTTATATTGATGAAATAACAGGAGACTTAATATGGGATACACCTTTTTTACCTGGTGAATATAATGTTGCCTTTTTTGTAGAAGAATGGAGAGATGGTATTAAGATTGGTGCTGTAAATAGGGATATGCAAGTTATTATTACTGACCCATTAAACTTGAGACCAATTATTGAACCTCAAAATGATACTTGTGTTGTTGTAGGTTCTGATTTATTTAAAACAATATTGGCTTATGATCAAGATCAAGCACCTTGTTATAATCCAGATTCAACAATTGATTGGGGACCACATCCAATCGAATTGGAAATAGCACAAAAGAGTGATGAAGTAAAGATTGTTCCTTATTCAGATATGAATTTTAATGTAACAATTACTGGTTCTAATCAGCAAAATGCTACAGGACAATTTAGTTGGAGTCCAAAATGTACTGATGTAAGGCAACAACCATATAAAATTACATTTGAAGCAAAAGATAAACCTCAAGCGGGAAATACTCAATTAGGTACATTAGAAAACTGGAATGTGACTGTTATTGGAGCAGCCCCTGAAAACCTGCAGGCAACTCCATCAACTTCAGCTGAATTAGCTAAAAATGATACAAAAGTATCGCTTTCATGGGATGCTTATAATTGTTCGGGAGCAGATGAAATATATATCTATAGAAAAATAGGTTCTTTAGATTTTAATCCTGTTTGTGAAACGGGGTTGCCATCTTGGACAGGATATCAATATGTTGGTAAAGTAGATGCTACCGAAACAACTTTTACAGACAGAACTGTAAGTCAAGGTGCAAATTATTGTTATAGAATTTATGCTACTTTTTCACCTCCTGGGGGTGGAGAAAGTATAGCATCTTTAGAGGCTTGTGCTTTTATTCCTGATTCACAATATATAGTTAATGTAGATGTAGATCAAACAGGAACAGATGATGGAAGAATAAATTTGAAATGGACTGTTCCTTTAGATGTAGCAAATATAAATACGGTTACTTATAATATTTATAGAGCCGAGGGTGATGAGCTTCTTGAAGATGGCGATTATGTGAAATTAAACGGTTCGCCTCAATCAAATCAAGATACATCTTATGTTGATAACTTATTGAATACAGAAGAAACACAGTATCAATATAGAATTGAATTATTAGAAAATAATTTACCAACTGATACTACTTATATTGCAACCAATATTAGATTAAAAGCAGATGCAGGATTAGATTTTGTAGATCTTACTTGGAATGGTAACGTTCCGTGGAATTTGACTCCAGATTCTGTAATAATTGGGCCTGATACTATTGGAGTATATCATTATATATATAGAAAGATAGAAGGTGATGAACCAAGTTATTCTCTTTATGATAGTGTTTTTGTTAATCAAAATGGATTAAGATATACAGATAGAGGAAATTCTATACCTCTTGATGATAAAAAGTTGTACTCTTACTATGTTTCAACTTATGGATCTTTTGAGGTTCCTTTTTTACCAGAGCCATTGGTAAATAGAACACAAGAAATTACTGTAGAACTATTAGATACAATACCTCCTTGTCCTCCTGTTTTGACATTGAAAAATTATGAGAGTGGAGTGTTGATGGATAGTTGTGTTTCAGGACCTTCTACTGACGGAAGTTTAAGTTGTGAGAAAGATAGATTTACTGTTAAATTATCATGGTTAAATGATTTATCAGGTAGTTGTGATGATGATATTGTTAGATATAATGTTTACTTCTCACCAAGAAAAATTTCTCGAAAATCTGATTTTGGAACTCCCTATGACACTTTTGAACATCCCGCAGGAAAACCATTAACATCAACTATTCTTTATGATATGATTGATAGAGAATATGTAGCTGGTGTTTATGCAGTTACTGCAGTTGATGATTCTGGAAATGAAAGTGAATTGAGTAACATTATAGAGCAAGATAATTGTGTGTTTTATGAAATGCCAAATGCTTTTAGCCCAAATAATGATGGATTTAATGATACTTTAATACCAATGAGGTGTCCAAGATTTACAAAAAGTATCAGATTTTCTGTTATTAATAGATGGGGGCAAGTAATATATGTATATGATTCTGAAGATAACAATGGAGATATTGAAATTAATTGGGATGGTAAAGATAGAAATGGAAATGAAGTAGAACCTGGTAATTATTATTATCAAGGTGAACTCGTAAATTATAGACTGAATGAAAGTGATGAAAAGGTGAATATAAAAGGCTCTTTTGTAATATTAAGAGGTAAAGATTCGTCTACATCACAATAA
- a CDS encoding DUF6702 family protein, whose product MKYSMLPFILILLLISSVFAHPIHLSVSEVNYNSESKSIEVAQKVFIDDLEDGIELMGGPKLHLYTDKEHKDSDLWLAKYFQKHIKFKVNEKDVKLQWVGRETDPKHDIQAIWVYMEVTKIKKIKTLEVKNTVLLAVHNDQRNMVHLTCNEDKVSWLFDEKKITETIQW is encoded by the coding sequence ATGAAATATTCGATGTTGCCCTTTATTCTTATTTTACTTCTTATTTCATCAGTATTTGCACACCCTATTCATTTAAGTGTAAGTGAAGTAAATTATAATTCTGAATCAAAAAGTATTGAAGTTGCTCAAAAAGTATTTATAGATGATTTAGAAGATGGAATTGAGTTAATGGGTGGCCCTAAACTTCATTTATATACAGATAAAGAACATAAAGATAGCGATTTGTGGTTAGCTAAATATTTCCAGAAACATATCAAATTTAAAGTGAACGAGAAAGACGTAAAATTACAGTGGGTAGGTAGAGAAACTGATCCGAAACATGATATTCAAGCAATTTGGGTCTACATGGAAGTTACTAAAATTAAAAAAATTAAAACTTTAGAAGTTAAAAATACTGTTTTATTGGCAGTGCATAATGACCAAAGAAATATGGTACATTTAACTTGTAATGAAGATAAAGTGAGCTGGTTGTTTGATGAAAAAAAAATAACCGAAACAATTCAGTGGTAA
- a CDS encoding response regulator yields MGKKILVAEDSSVIQNITRKVLQFQNYEIISVKNGQQVLDKLEKTDFDAILLDINMPVMDGMECAQKIRALDDTSKNSVPIVAITGNAKNYSMDDFKAVGINEYLPKPLNFDNLVNVVNKVTNN; encoded by the coding sequence ATGGGAAAAAAAATACTAGTAGCTGAAGATAGTTCAGTTATACAAAATATCACTAGAAAAGTACTTCAATTTCAAAACTACGAAATTATTTCTGTTAAAAATGGTCAGCAAGTACTTGACAAATTAGAAAAAACTGATTTTGACGCTATTCTACTCGACATTAACATGCCTGTTATGGACGGCATGGAATGTGCTCAAAAAATTAGAGCTTTAGACGACACATCTAAAAATAGTGTACCTATTGTTGCAATAACTGGAAATGCAAAGAATTATAGCATGGACGACTTTAAAGCAGTAGGAATTAATGAATACCTACCAAAGCCATTAAATTTTGATAATTTGGTTAACGTTGTAAACAAAGTAACTAATAACTAA
- a CDS encoding MBL fold metallo-hydrolase, giving the protein MEITFLGTGTSQGVPIIGCDCEVCRSMDYRDKRLRTSIHIKTDDDQSIIIDSGPDFRQQVLRENIRQLDGLIFTHQHKDHTAGMDDIRGFYFLNNMKPIELYGTTSVFEQLKQEYSYIFAENKYPGVPSVNLNEIEKNKPFNIGKTTIEPVQVWHYKLPVMGFKINKFAYITDVNKIDTDQLEKLKGLDVLIIDALQRTQHISHFTLDQAVELCNNLQPKTAYLTHMGHKIGFHSDLEKELPDYIKPAFDGLVLSI; this is encoded by the coding sequence ATGGAAATTACTTTTTTAGGAACTGGTACATCTCAAGGCGTTCCAATTATTGGTTGTGATTGCGAAGTTTGTAGATCTATGGATTATAGAGATAAACGACTCCGTACATCAATTCATATCAAAACTGATGATGATCAAAGTATAATTATTGATTCTGGACCAGATTTTAGACAACAAGTATTGCGCGAAAATATTCGACAACTTGATGGTTTAATCTTCACGCATCAACATAAAGATCATACAGCTGGAATGGATGATATTAGAGGTTTCTATTTTTTAAATAATATGAAACCAATAGAACTTTATGGCACTACTTCAGTTTTCGAACAATTAAAACAAGAATACAGTTACATTTTTGCAGAGAATAAATACCCTGGAGTTCCCTCTGTCAATCTAAATGAGATAGAAAAAAATAAACCTTTTAATATAGGAAAAACAACAATTGAACCTGTACAGGTATGGCACTATAAACTTCCTGTGATGGGTTTCAAAATTAATAAGTTCGCTTACATTACTGACGTAAATAAAATTGATACTGACCAACTAGAGAAGTTAAAAGGACTTGATGTATTAATAATTGATGCATTACAACGAACACAACATATCTCTCATTTCACATTAGATCAAGCTGTTGAATTATGTAATAATTTACAACCTAAAACAGCTTATTTAACCCACATGGGACATAAAATTGGATTTCATAGTGACCTGGAAAAGGAATTACCTGATTACATAAAACCTGCTTTTGATGGATTAGTTCTCAGTATATAA
- a CDS encoding phosphatidylserine decarboxylase family protein, protein MTIHKEGHSLLIGLLVVLAALNAPLYYYMPEFGIWHGVALTVSVILFLLILQFFRNPRRSIPQGDNLVIAPADGKVVVIEETEESEYFNDKRIQISIFMSPLNVHLSKNPISGIIKYFKYHPGKFLVAWHPKSSTDNERTTFVTENKNGVQVLYRQIAGALARRIRWYVKEGDSVNQGEEFGFIKFGSRIDIYLPLDTKINVNIEQKTRGGETIIAELPSR, encoded by the coding sequence ATGACTATACATAAAGAAGGGCATTCGTTGTTAATCGGTTTATTGGTCGTTTTAGCAGCCCTAAACGCACCACTTTATTACTATATGCCAGAATTCGGTATTTGGCATGGCGTAGCATTAACGGTAAGTGTAATTTTATTTCTTTTAATACTTCAATTTTTCAGAAATCCAAGACGATCAATTCCTCAAGGTGACAATCTTGTTATTGCTCCTGCGGATGGAAAAGTAGTTGTAATTGAAGAAACAGAAGAGTCTGAATATTTTAACGACAAGAGAATACAGATTTCAATCTTTATGTCTCCTTTAAATGTTCATTTAAGTAAGAACCCAATTTCAGGTATTATTAAATACTTTAAATACCATCCAGGTAAATTTTTAGTAGCTTGGCATCCAAAATCTAGTACAGATAATGAAAGGACAACTTTTGTAACCGAAAACAAAAATGGTGTTCAAGTATTATATCGTCAGATTGCAGGTGCATTAGCAAGGAGAATTAGATGGTATGTAAAAGAAGGTGATAGTGTAAACCAAGGTGAAGAATTTGGTTTTATTAAATTTGGTTCTAGAATTGATATTTACCTTCCTTTAGATACAAAGATTAATGTAAATATTGAACAAAAAACACGTGGAGGCGAAACTATCATTGCAGAACTTCCAAGTCGTTAA
- a CDS encoding DUF5675 family protein, translated as MKALLFRNQYQFAETLGKLTITDDSGIEVFSCDTLELPWKENKNRISCIPEGIYKAVFRDFGAYANRAFHIQQKNGKEVEGRTGILIHSGNFFTDTRGCILVGKGYADIELKTKRKHIKKDGILDILRSRKTMDELLNLCSEFEIEITSKHKEEKLLFEDDLTLEVENMLSPLKVGDHAFVNVKSKLNLRKGPSTSESIIKTLEDNEEIIVKGLLNEWVEVQTIGLSGWVSDKYITKNGCVGKVKLKNGHLNIREKPNLSSEKLVNNGLNNNETVEITEIKEGWLKVNCRNEIGYVYQEFLKK; from the coding sequence ATGAAAGCTTTACTTTTTAGAAATCAATACCAATTCGCAGAAACTCTAGGTAAACTAACAATTACTGATGATAGTGGAATTGAAGTTTTTTCATGTGACACTCTAGAGTTACCATGGAAGGAAAATAAAAACCGTATCTCGTGTATTCCTGAAGGTATATATAAAGCTGTTTTTAGAGATTTTGGAGCCTATGCAAATAGAGCTTTTCATATTCAGCAAAAAAATGGAAAAGAGGTAGAAGGAAGAACTGGTATTTTAATCCATTCAGGAAACTTCTTTACGGATACTAGAGGTTGTATTCTTGTTGGTAAAGGTTATGCTGATATTGAATTAAAAACAAAGCGTAAACACATAAAAAAAGATGGCATTTTAGATATTCTTAGGTCTAGAAAGACCATGGATGAATTATTGAACTTATGTTCTGAATTCGAAATTGAAATTACATCGAAACATAAAGAAGAGAAACTGCTATTTGAAGATGACTTAACTCTTGAAGTAGAAAATATGCTTTCACCTCTAAAAGTTGGAGATCATGCATTCGTCAATGTAAAATCAAAATTAAACCTTAGAAAAGGACCATCTACTAGTGAAAGTATAATTAAAACATTAGAAGATAATGAAGAAATTATAGTAAAAGGTCTTCTAAATGAATGGGTAGAGGTACAAACAATTGGATTATCTGGATGGGTATCTGATAAATATATTACTAAAAATGGTTGTGTGGGTAAAGTGAAATTAAAAAATGGACATTTGAATATTAGAGAAAAACCCAATTTATCTTCTGAGAAATTAGTTAATAATGGATTAAATAATAATGAAACTGTTGAAATTACAGAAATAAAAGAAGGTTGGTTGAAAGTGAATTGTAGAAATGAAATTGGTTACGTTTATCAAGAATTTTTAAAAAAGTAG
- the purD gene encoding phosphoribosylamine--glycine ligase, with product MKVLILGSGGREHTLAWKIAQSDKLTKLYAAPGNAGTAEVAQNISISVTDFPKLGQFVQEEEIDMLIVGPEAPLVEGVADYFAENEKLSHVKVIGPKKAGALLEGSKDYSKKFMVRHNIPAGASKTFTLETLESGYAFLEMQKPPYVLKADGLAAGKGVLIINSLEEAKNSLKEMLSGQFGEASKSVLVEQFLDGIELSVFVITDGKNYVTLPEAKDYKRIGEGDTGLNTGGMGAVSPVPFADAAFMAEIDKTIVKPTIDGLAKDGIDYVGFIFFGLIKVDGKPFVIEYNARMGDPETEVVIPRVKSDLLEILDLAGQGKLDQAKIEFEDCVTSTVMLVSGGYPEKYQNGKEITKVNNVEDVYPFHAGTTFSELGEVITNGGRVMALTGKGATMKEALAKSFAAAETVQFDKKYYRKDIGFDL from the coding sequence ATGAAAGTACTCATTCTTGGCTCGGGAGGCAGAGAACACACACTAGCGTGGAAAATTGCCCAAAGCGACAAGCTAACAAAACTATATGCAGCACCAGGTAACGCAGGTACTGCAGAGGTCGCACAAAACATCAGTATTTCGGTTACTGATTTCCCTAAACTTGGACAATTTGTTCAAGAAGAAGAGATCGACATGTTAATTGTTGGTCCCGAAGCTCCACTTGTAGAAGGAGTTGCTGATTATTTTGCAGAAAACGAGAAATTATCTCATGTTAAAGTAATTGGACCTAAAAAAGCAGGAGCACTATTAGAAGGAAGTAAAGATTATTCTAAAAAGTTTATGGTTCGCCATAATATTCCTGCAGGTGCATCTAAAACATTTACATTAGAAACTTTAGAAAGCGGATATGCATTCTTAGAAATGCAGAAGCCTCCTTACGTTTTAAAAGCAGATGGATTAGCAGCAGGTAAAGGAGTTTTAATCATTAACTCTTTAGAAGAAGCTAAAAACAGCCTTAAAGAAATGCTAAGCGGACAATTTGGTGAAGCATCAAAATCTGTTCTTGTTGAGCAATTTTTAGATGGTATCGAATTATCTGTTTTTGTAATCACTGATGGTAAAAACTATGTTACATTACCTGAAGCAAAAGATTACAAAAGAATTGGCGAAGGTGATACTGGTTTAAATACTGGTGGAATGGGAGCTGTTTCTCCGGTTCCTTTTGCTGATGCTGCATTTATGGCAGAAATTGATAAAACAATTGTAAAACCTACAATAGATGGTCTTGCTAAAGATGGCATCGATTATGTTGGTTTTATCTTCTTTGGATTGATTAAGGTAGATGGCAAACCTTTTGTAATTGAATACAATGCAAGAATGGGTGATCCGGAAACAGAAGTAGTTATTCCTAGAGTAAAAAGTGACCTTCTAGAAATTCTTGATTTAGCAGGACAAGGTAAACTTGATCAAGCCAAAATTGAATTTGAAGATTGTGTTACAAGTACCGTTATGTTAGTTTCTGGTGGCTACCCTGAAAAATATCAAAACGGAAAAGAAATTACTAAAGTTAATAATGTAGAGGATGTATATCCTTTCCATGCAGGTACTACATTTAGTGAACTTGGAGAAGTAATCACTAATGGTGGTAGAGTAATGGCATTAACAGGTAAAGGAGCAACAATGAAAGAAGCATTAGCTAAATCTTTTGCTGCTGCAGAAACTGTTCAGTTCGACAAGAAATATTATCGTAAAGATATTGGCTTCGATTTATAA